One part of the Melitaea cinxia chromosome 8, ilMelCinx1.1, whole genome shotgun sequence genome encodes these proteins:
- the LOC123655517 gene encoding syntaxin-5: protein MLPRRRNVGVSDRTNLLSQEELIPYNKLNKNGTVFQQSHIFKSEEKIQRSFESAITFDFLEEVVFEPVMAARDRTQEFVSTVRSLQGRTLVRPIVKDERKATALATYSQFMSMAKVISKNITSTYAKLEKLAMLAKKKSLFDDRPMEIYELTYIIKGDLNSLNQQIAKLDEMPRGRKSMYNHSSSVVIALQSRLASMSNQFKQVLEVRSENLKHQNNRREQFSSSAPLIKETPSLLQPDEVSIDLGETSSLQTQQLALRDDSDSYVQQRAETMHNIESTIVELGGIFQQLAHMVKEQDEAIGRIDANIHEAEMNVEAGHREIMKYFQNITGNRALMFKIFGVLIFFFIFFVVFMA, encoded by the exons ATGCTCCCTCGTCGTCGTAACGTTGGTGTGTCTGACAGGACGAATTTACTATCACAAGAAGAACTAATTCCGTAtaacaaattgaataaaaacgGAACTGTATTTCAACAGTCACATATTTTTAAGTCGgaagaaaaaatacaaagaagTTTTGAAAGCGCTATAACATTCGATTTTCTGGAGGAAGTTGTATTTGAACCTGTAATGGCAGCTAGAGACAGGACACAAGAGTTTGTATCAACAGTCCGAAGTCTCCAAGGAAGAACCTTGGTTAGGCCAATAGTTAAAGATGAACGTAAAGCTACTGCACTCGCAACATATTCGCAATTTATGAGTATGGCAAAAGTAATTAGTAAAAACATTACTAGTACATATGCAAAACTAGAAAAACTAGCAATGT TGGCAAAAAAGAAATCATTATTTGATGATCGGCCAATGGAAATATATGAACTTACATATATCATCAAAGGTGATTTGAATTCACTTAATCAACAAATTGCTAAGTTGGATGAAATGCCAAGAGGTCGCAAGAGTATGTATAATCACTCATCAAGTGTTGTGATAGCTCTGCAGTCAAGACTTGCTTCAATGAGTAATCAGTTTAAGcag gttctGGAAGTAAGATCGGAAAATctaaaacatcaaaataataGAAGAGAACAATTTTCAAGTTCAGCACCACTTATCAAAGAGACACCTTCATTATTACAACCAGATGAAGTTAGTATAGATTTGGGAGAGACATCAAGTTTACAGACCCAACAATTAGCTTTGAGAGATGATTCAGATTCATATGTGCAGCAAAGGGCTGAAACTATGCACAACATTGAGAGCACAATTGTTGAATTAGGTGGTATTTTTCAACAGTTGGCTCACATGGTCAAAGAACAAGATGAGGCTATTGGCAGAATTGATGCAAATATTCATGAAGCTGAAATGAATGTAGAGGCAGGTCACAGAGAGATAATGAAATACTTCCAAAATATAACAGGAAATCGAGCACTTATGTTTAAAATCTTTGgggtgttaatatttttctttatattttttgttgtatttatggcatag